ATTGTCTTCCAGCAGCCCCTGCGCCCGGCCGATCGCCACGGCGGCACAGGCCCCACTGCCACACGCCTGGGTCTCACCGGCACCGCGTTCATAGACCCGCAGCTTAACCTCGTTGCGGCTGATCACCTGCATAAAGCCAGCATTGACCCGCTCAGGAAAGCGCTCGTGGGATTCCAGCAGCGGCCCCAGGGTCTCGACATCCGCCGTCTCAACATCGTCCACCACGGTGACACAGTGCGGGTTGCCCATGCTGACGGCACCGCAGAACACGGTTTTGTCGCCGGCCCGCAGAATATAGGTTTTCTCGCTTTGCTTGGCACGGAAAGGAATTTTGGCCGGGTCGAATTCAGGCACGCCCATGTTCACCGTGACCTGATTGTCGTTTTCCAGCTTGAGCACCATCTTGCCCGCCTTGGTACTGACCGAGATGTGGTACTTGTTGGTCAGCCCCTTCATCCAGACAAAACGGGCAAAGCAGCGCGCACCGTTGCCGCACTGCTCGACCTCACTGCCATCGGCATTGAAGATCCGGTAGTGAAAATCCGTTTCAGGATCATAGGGCGGCTCCACCACCAGCAGCTGATCGAACCCCACCCCGCGGTGGCGATCAGCCAGACGCCGGATCGCATCCGGCGAGAAGAACACGTTCTGGGTCACACAGTCAACGACCATGAAATCGTTACCCAGCCCATGCATTTTCGAAAAGTTAACCTGCATGTTGTTCCTTCTCATTATTCCGGCAGCAGATGCTCAGACTGCCACAGCTGCGCCAACTCTTCACGCTCGCGCACCACATGGGCCTGGGTACCATCAACCATGATCTCCGCCGCACGCACACGGGTGTTATAGTTCGATGACATCACGAAACCATAGGCCCCCGCTGAGCGGACGGCCAGCAAGTCACCGGTCTCCAGACACAATGGGCGCTCTTTACCGATAAAGTCACCGGTTTCGCAAATCGGGCCGACCAAGTCATAGGTCACCTTATCACCGTCGCGAGGCACAACCGGCACGATATCCTGCCACGCCTGGTAGAGGGTCGGGCGGATCATATCGTTCATCGCCGCATCGACAATGGCAAAGTTCTTGTGTTCGGTATGCTTGAGGTATTCCACCCGCGTCAACATCACCCCGGCATTAGCGGCAATGGCACGGCCCGGCTCGAAGACCAGCTCCAAGTCACGGTGCGCCGTCAAGCGGTCCATCAACGCCTTGGCATATTCCGATGGCTGCGGCGGGCGCTCATCGCTATAGGTCACTCCCAGGCCGCCACCGACATCGAGGTGGTGGATGGCAATACCTTCCGCCTTGAGGGTGTCAATCAGCGCTAGCAGGCGGTCGGTGGCATCGATAAACGGCGCAATCGCCGTCAGCTGGGAGCCGATATGGCAGTCCATCCCCGTGACTTCCAGATGCGGCAAGCCGTGGGCCAAGCGGTATACTTCCGGCGCCCGGTCAAAAGCAATCCCGAATTTGTTGTCGCGCAGGCCGGTCGAAATGTACGGGTGGGTCTGGGCATCGACATCCGGGTTGATCCGTAGCGATACCGGTGCCACCTTACCCAGCTCGCCTGCGACCTGGTTAAGGCGCTCCAGCTCAGGTTCGGATTCTACATTGAAGCACTTGATGCCAAGCTCCAGGGCCCGCTTCATTTCTGCCGCTGTCTTGCCGACACCGGAGAACACCACCTTGGCCGGATCGCCACCGGCGGCCACCACCCGCTCCAGCTCACCGCCCGAGACAATATCGAAGCCCGAGCCCAAGCGTGCCAGCACATTGAGCACACCGATGTTGGAGTTGGCCTTGACGGCATAGCAGATCAGGTGGGGATGATCGGCCACCGCCTGATCAAAGGCATGCCAATGACGTTCCAGCGTCGCACGCGAATACACATAGAGCGGAGTGCCAAAACGGTCAGCCAATTCGGCCAGTGGAATTTCTTCGGCCCATAGCTGGCCATCTTTCTGATAATTAAAGTAATCCAATGTAGTCTCTTCCCTGTCTGAACCGTTTATTGATCGTTTTGCTGTTGCTGCTTGCTACTGTCAGGCATGTACAGAGACCCACTCTGACCACAGCCGGTGAGGGCCAGTATGCCCAACACCAAAATTGCTAATAAACCTTTACGCATTTTTGAAAGCCAGTGATTATCATTTCATTGCCCTCTATAATCGCACCCACACTAGGAAAAGCAATAGGACGATCGGGGATGAATGATACAGAATTTCATAAGTTGGCAGATGAAGTGCTGCTGAGCATCGAAGAAGGCATCGACGAATCCGGTGCCGATATCGAATACGAGACCACAGGCAACGTACTGACGCTAGAATTTGAAAACCGCAGCCAAATCGTGATCAACCGCCAAGAGCCACTACACGAGATCTGGCTGGCGTCGAAGTCCGGAGGCTACCACTTCAAGTACAATAACGGCGAGTGGCGCTGCACCCGCAGCGGTAACGAGCTAATCGCCCTGGTCAAGCAAGAATGCTCACTGCACGCCGGCGAAGCCGTCGACTGGTAATCAAGGCGCCAGCAGATAGCCCAAACAAAAAGCGGAAGCCTAGGCTTCCGCTTTGTTTTTAATTCTTGGTATACCGCGCTTTAGCGCGTCATATTCGCGTTCATCAACGGCTGTGGTGTCACTACCGGACGGCGCGACGGCTGCTGACCACTCTTGTACGGCAGCACCTGCGGCTCGCCTTCCTCACTGTGAACAATGTCGTAGAACTGCGGCAGGTTGAAGTTGATAAAGTTGGCACTATAGCTAAAACGATCGTGAGCCGAGGTATAAAAACGGTTAACCCCATGGACCATTTCGTCCTTATCGCCACTGCACTGACGGTAAACCTCAATCCGGTTCGACTCATCCAGGATATAGATATTGAAGCCCGAATCGCAGTCTTCGAAGAAGAACTGGATCAGACCTTCACTGGCGTAGGCATCGACAATTTCCGGCGGATGCGGCTCATCGGTCTTACCCATCACCAGGTTGGCCGAGCCCAGCAGCTTGTTGGTCGAAATGCAGCTATAAAAATCCACCGAGTTTTCCAGCTTCTGCACCGAGACGCCACGACGCTCGAAGAACAGGCCGTGGGTCTGGCGGGCAATGCGGATCGCCTTAAAGCGACGTCGCTTCTCTTGCTCAACCGGCTTAAGGCGCATCTCGATACACTCGGCCACCAGTTGGTATACCAAGTTACGGATCAAGCCACGCATGTGCTTGCTGTAACAGAATACGTCCACCGATTCCGGCGGCAACGCATCCTGGTGCATCTTACCCAGTACCGTCTTCAACGCATCGAGCATGGCACTGTCCCCGGTGAAATTCAGGGTACGCACTTCGTTCCACGAGTTGCGGTATACCAAATCAACACTGCCGACCAGGCACATCTGATCCGGGCCATAACTAAAAATGTCGGTATTCTTGAAGTCGAACTTCACCGAGCGGTTGCGGAGCCGGGTGGTCGGGTCGTTCTCGAGGTTGATAAACAAACCCAGCTGGCGAATTTCGCACGGGCTCGACAGCGCCTGCAAGCTTGGTTGCGGACGACGGATCGGGAACGTGTTGCGAATATCACTGACCAACTGGTAGAGCTTGTCGAGGTCCACCGCCGAATTGCGTACCACACTGTGCAGACAGGTTGATTCGGTCAGCAAGCCGTTGAAATAGGCCCAGGCCACCAGCTTGCTAAGATAGCGGTTATGCTCCAGTGCAGGACGGCCCATAATGGCGAACGGATCCAGTGATTGTTTGTAGAGGTACCAGCCCGCGGTATTGGTCCTGCCAGCTGGCACTTGGATCAGGCTCAAATCCTGCTCGTGCAAATCCGGCGACAGCTGCGGGTTGAGCAGGGTCACCTTACCTGGCAGCACCTCGAAAGCCGCATAAAGCTTGCGCGCCAGAATACTGATGTCCTCAGGGCTGATCGCCGAGGTAATATTATTGCGGCGGGCAAAACGGATCAGGTTACGGTAGCTCAGCATCAATGCATCGAGCAGCTCATTGTGCGCGCTCTTGACCTGCTCGACCTTCCAGTCACGGCGGCGATCAAGCTCAAGCAGCACTTCTTGCGGCCACTGCCATTGACTAGTAAGCTCCTGCAATACCTTGCGGCGCCACGGCACCGAGCCCGAAGCTGGCTCGCGGGTCAGCTTTTCATGCGTCTTGAGATAGAAGCAACGGCGAACCAAATCCAGACGGCGGTGATCATCGATACGCTCGAGGTAACGGGTTACCTTCTCCAGCATCAGATAATAGGCATCCATACAGAATTCGGTACGGTCTATGGCAAAAAAACGCCGCTTACCGTCT
This Photobacterium gaetbulicola Gung47 DNA region includes the following protein-coding sequences:
- a CDS encoding adenylate cyclase (COG3072), giving the protein MGRSQAGSSWKSNLQNYIETLKGRLDQLNELRLERARAAMTPQSVQVFNLLPVLLHYNHPAVPGYLDQDVPVGIASFTASEQQQQLIDDCGLACAAPISPPAVDIYPIQGLYAMGSTASLGQSLTSDLDIWVCIRTDLPAESRQSLEAKCAVISEWALSQGVEANFFLIDENRFRDNFSEQMTGENCGSSQHLLLLDEFYRSAVNLAGQRLLWFMVPPEMEECYDDYICYLENGGYIHRDEWIDFGGLSRIPAEEYFGSSLWQLYKSIDSPYKSVLKAILLEAYSWEYPHTQLLSVDGKRRFFAIDRTEFCMDAYYLMLEKVTRYLERIDDHRRLDLVRRCFYLKTHEKLTREPASGSVPWRRKVLQELTSQWQWPQEVLLELDRRRDWKVEQVKSAHNELLDALMLSYRNLIRFARRNNITSAISPEDISILARKLYAAFEVLPGKVTLLNPQLSPDLHEQDLSLIQVPAGRTNTAGWYLYKQSLDPFAIMGRPALEHNRYLSKLVAWAYFNGLLTESTCLHSVVRNSAVDLDKLYQLVSDIRNTFPIRRPQPSLQALSSPCEIRQLGLFINLENDPTTRLRNRSVKFDFKNTDIFSYGPDQMCLVGSVDLVYRNSWNEVRTLNFTGDSAMLDALKTVLGKMHQDALPPESVDVFCYSKHMRGLIRNLVYQLVAECIEMRLKPVEQEKRRRFKAIRIARQTHGLFFERRGVSVQKLENSVDFYSCISTNKLLGSANLVMGKTDEPHPPEIVDAYASEGLIQFFFEDCDSGFNIYILDESNRIEVYRQCSGDKDEMVHGVNRFYTSAHDRFSYSANFINFNLPQFYDIVHSEEGEPQVLPYKSGQQPSRRPVVTPQPLMNANMTR
- a CDS encoding diaminopimelate epimerase (COG0253), whose protein sequence is MQVNFSKMHGLGNDFMVVDCVTQNVFFSPDAIRRLADRHRGVGFDQLLVVEPPYDPETDFHYRIFNADGSEVEQCGNGARCFARFVWMKGLTNKYHISVSTKAGKMVLKLENDNQVTVNMGVPEFDPAKIPFRAKQSEKTYILRAGDKTVFCGAVSMGNPHCVTVVDDVETADVETLGPLLESHERFPERVNAGFMQVISRNEVKLRVYERGAGETQACGSGACAAVAIGRAQGLLEDNVKVSLPGGDLQIRWPGEGKPLYMTGAATHVFDGQIVL
- a CDS encoding putative diaminopimelate decarboxylase (COG0019), producing MDYFNYQKDGQLWAEEIPLAELADRFGTPLYVYSRATLERHWHAFDQAVADHPHLICYAVKANSNIGVLNVLARLGSGFDIVSGGELERVVAAGGDPAKVVFSGVGKTAAEMKRALELGIKCFNVESEPELERLNQVAGELGKVAPVSLRINPDVDAQTHPYISTGLRDNKFGIAFDRAPEVYRLAHGLPHLEVTGMDCHIGSQLTAIAPFIDATDRLLALIDTLKAEGIAIHHLDVGGGLGVTYSDERPPQPSEYAKALMDRLTAHRDLELVFEPGRAIAANAGVMLTRVEYLKHTEHKNFAIVDAAMNDMIRPTLYQAWQDIVPVVPRDGDKVTYDLVGPICETGDFIGKERPLCLETGDLLAVRSAGAYGFVMSSNYNTRVRAAEIMVDGTQAHVVREREELAQLWQSEHLLPE
- a CDS encoding frataxin-like protein (COG1965); its protein translation is MNDTEFHKLADEVLLSIEEGIDESGADIEYETTGNVLTLEFENRSQIVINRQEPLHEIWLASKSGGYHFKYNNGEWRCTRSGNELIALVKQECSLHAGEAVDW